The region TCATATGATCTTTCCAATCATTAAAATCTAAATCATCCCAACCAGCAGCACCAAAAAAATTAGAACGCATTTTTTGTATATTTGTATCTCTCCCGTTCATGAAATTCGCAATATTATATGGAGGATCTGTAATAATTAAATCAACCGTAGATGAGTCTAACTTCCTCAATTCTTCTATGCATT is a window of Streptobacillus felis DNA encoding:
- a CDS encoding restriction endonuclease, yielding MIEIINGECIEELRKLDSSTVDLIITDPPYNIANFMNGRDTNIQKMRSNFFGAAGWDDLDFNDWKDHMRLFLKNQVVYLRMVLP